From a single Centropristis striata isolate RG_2023a ecotype Rhode Island chromosome 14, C.striata_1.0, whole genome shotgun sequence genomic region:
- the nr1d2b gene encoding nuclear receptor subfamily 1 group D member 2b, whose amino-acid sequence MESTKAGGVIAYISSSSSSSSPESCHSDSSNGSDQSSSPSHGSSPNRNQQGQWADPTLPTGDQNLPGTQKSGRSSSTAKCGITKINGLVLLCKVCGDVASGFHYGVHACEGCKGFFRRSIQQNIQYKKCLKNESCPIMRINRNRCQQCRFKKCLMVGMSRDSVRFGRIPKREKQRMLLEMQSAMNNMMNNSQLHSQLHSSQTLPIGKPLPASATEPTSESAEPAPSCSSSSSSPRSSQSDSSSEPEPTMAMDTSPSSASPSASDSGEEEVIGSVTRAHQETFMYNQEQSTLTPEAPPPSGALNNGSAADISNLRTEERHDAWNHHNNLVTMAAQEPPSSLGPQGQEDSTMNHCPFRASRSAAPSHCPAYTHGAFGTPASEGPTNGAYSGPLWRGGNRMHLVCPMNTSPRVDPQKSGHEVWEEFSHSFTPAVREVVEFAKKIPGFRDLSQHDQVSLLKAGTFEVLVVRFASLFDVKDRTVTFLGGKKYSVDTLRAMGAGDLLNSMFDFSDKLINLGLSEEEMSLFTAVVLVSADRSGIENVNSVEALQETLIRALRSLITKNHPNESAIFTKLLLKLPDLRSLNNMHSEELLAFKVHS is encoded by the exons ATGGAGTCGACCAAAGCTG GAGGCGTAATAGCCTACATCAGCTCGTCCAGCTCCAGCTCTAGCCCGGAGTCGTGCCACAGTGACTCCTCCAACGGCAGCGACCAGTCATCCTCGCCCTCCCACGGCTCCTCGCCTAACCGCAATCAGCAGGGTCAGTGGGCTGACCCCACTCTCCCCACTGGGGACCAAAACCTTCCAGGGACTCAGAAAAGCGGACGCTCCTCCTCCACTGCCAAATGTGGCATCACAA AAATCAACGGCCTGGTGCTGCTGTGTAAGGTGTGCGGAGACGTGGCCTCTGGTTTCCACTATGGCGTCCACGCCTGCGAGGGCTGCAAG GGCTTCTTCAGGAGGAGCATCCAGCAGAACATCCAGTATAAGAAGTGCCTTAAGAACGAGAGCTGCCCCATCATGAGGATCAACCGGAACCGCTGCCAGCAGTGCCGCTTCAAGAAATGCCTGATGGTGGGGATGTCCAGAGACT CTGTGCGCTTTGGCCGAATCCCCAAGCGTGAGAAGCAGCGCATGCTGCTGGAGATGCAGAGTGCCATGAACAACATGATGAACAACAGCCAGCTGCACAGCCAGCTGCACAGCAGCCAGACGCTACCTATCGGCAAACCTCTGCCGGCCAGTGCCACAGAACCTACCTCAGAGAGCGCCGAGCCCgccccctcctgctcctcctcatcctcctcgccGCGCTCCAGCCAATCAGATTCCAGCTCTGAGCCCGAACCCACCATGGCCATGGACACCAGCCCCAGCTCGGCCTCGCCCAGCGCGTCAGACagcggggaggaggaggtgatcgGCTCGGTGACCAGGGCCCACCAGGAGACCTTCATGTACAACCAGGAGCAGAGCACCCTGACCCCTGAGGCCCCGCCCCCCTCGGGAGCCCTCAACAACGGCTCAGCCGCAGACATCAGCAACCTCCGTACAGAGGAGCGGCACGACGCCTGGAACCATCACAACAACCTTGTCACCATGGCAGCACAGGAGCCCCCCTCCAGCCTGGGGCCCCAGGGCCAGGAGGACAGCACCATGAACCACTGCCCCTTCAGGGCCTCCAGGAGCGCTGCCCCCAGCCACTGTCCAGCCTACACACATGGGGCTTTTGGCACTCCGGCCTCAGAGGGCCCCACCAACGGGGCCTACAGCGGGCCCCTGtggagaggaggaaacagaaTGCATCTG GTTTGTCCAATGAACACCTCTCCTCGTGTGGACCCTCAGAAATCTGGCCACGAGGTGTGGGAGGAGTTTTCTCACAGCTTCACCCCGGCTGTCAGGGAGGTGGTAGAGTTCGCCAAGAAAATCCCAGGCTTCAGAGACCTGTCCCAGCACGACCAGGTCAGCCTGCTGAAGGCTGGCACCTTCGAG gTGTTGGTGGTTCGCTTCGCTTCTCTCTTCGATGTGAAGGACCGCACAGTGACCTTCCTGGGTGGAAAGAAATACAGCGTGGACACTCTGAGAGCAATGGGGGCCGGTGACCTCCTCAACTCCATGTTTGACTTCAGTGATAAGCTCATCAACCTGGGCCTCAGTGAGGAGGAGATGAGCCTCTTCACTGCTGTGGTTCTGGTCTCTGCAG ACCGCTCAGGCATCGAGAACGTGAACTCCGTTGAGGCCCTCCAGGAGACCCTGATCCGTGCCCTGAGGAGCCTCATCACCAAGAACCACCCCAACGAGTCGGCCATCTTCACCAAGCTGCTGCTCAAGCTGCCCGACCTGCGCTCCCTCAACAACATGCACTCTGAGGAGCTGCTGGCCTTCAAGGTCCATTCCTGA